One stretch of Dehalococcoidia bacterium DNA includes these proteins:
- a CDS encoding VOC family protein, with product MITGFNHSGFVVRDLEAMVRFYRDVLGLAVVREVESNAPPGGDHTGIPGAQRYLVFVGAPTGQHLLELVYYKQPPSPQGHLQRNQLGAAHVAFNVSDIRLLHAELSARGVRFVTPPIMRDGPDGALHGICYAQDPEGNWLEFLQ from the coding sequence ATGATTACCGGTTTCAACCACAGCGGCTTCGTCGTGCGCGACCTCGAGGCGATGGTGCGCTTCTATCGCGATGTGCTCGGCCTCGCGGTCGTGCGCGAGGTGGAGAGCAACGCGCCGCCGGGCGGCGACCATACCGGCATTCCCGGCGCCCAGCGTTACCTCGTTTTCGTCGGCGCACCGACCGGCCAGCACCTGCTGGAGCTGGTGTACTACAAGCAGCCGCCCAGCCCGCAAGGCCATCTGCAGCGCAATCAGCTCGGCGCGGCGCACGTCGCCTTCAACGTCAGCGACATCCGCCTGCTGCACGCGGAACTCTCGGCCAGGGGCGTGCGCTTTGTGACGCCGCCGATCATGCGCGACGGACCCGACGGCGCCCTGCACGGCATCTGCTACGCGCAGGACCCCGAGGGCAACTGGCTCGAATTTCTCCAGTAG
- a CDS encoding PaaI family thioesterase, which translates to MGERDDRALAELIARVGARPFVEHLGAEFVHAEPGLVRMRLPWRAEHCRSGLRSGDEPSLHGGAAASLADAAASAALVTVLREGEGRTTIDLVIHYLAPLRGVVTAEARLRRRGGRTAIVDVELCGEDGELGAIARGTFAILRG; encoded by the coding sequence TTGGGCGAGCGTGACGATCGTGCGCTGGCGGAGCTGATTGCGCGGGTGGGGGCGCGGCCGTTCGTCGAGCATCTTGGCGCGGAGTTTGTGCACGCGGAGCCGGGGTTGGTGCGCATGCGACTGCCCTGGCGGGCGGAGCACTGCCGTTCTGGGCTGCGGTCCGGCGATGAGCCGTCGCTGCACGGCGGCGCCGCGGCGTCGCTCGCCGATGCCGCCGCCTCAGCCGCGCTCGTGACGGTGCTGCGCGAGGGCGAGGGCCGCACGACGATCGACCTGGTGATTCACTACCTGGCGCCGCTGCGCGGCGTGGTGACGGCGGAGGCGCGACTGCGCCGGCGCGGCGGGCGTACGGCGATCGTCGACGTAGAGCTGTGCGGGGAGGACGGCGAGCTGGGCGCGATCGCGCGGGGCACATTCGCCATCCTGCGCGGTTGA